Below is a window of Planococcus rifietoensis DNA.
CAGTGATTTCCGGATCGCATTCGACCGATATCGTGATGTTCTTATCATTGAACGCTGGGCGCACGAGCGCTGCGACCGAATGGCATAGCGCATCGATTGGCACTTGTTCTTTCTGGATAGAGAACTGGTTATGGTCGAGCTGTGCCAATTCGAATAATTGCTTGATGAGCTTCGTCAAATGACCGGTTTCCTCGCGGATGATCGCCAGGTACTCTTCCCGCTCTTGTTCCGTCAGCCCGGGCCGGCTCGCGATATCGGCGTAACCTTTCATATAGGTGAGCGGCGTGCGCAATTCATGGGAGATGCTCGCGAGAAAATCGTTGCGCTCTTGCTTGAGCCGGTCCAAATCATCGGACAAATGGGTGATGGCATTGGCCAGTTCGCCCAGTTCGTCATTGCGCTCGATATGAAGCGCCACGTCGCTTTGCCCTTTGCCCAGTTTCTCCGTCGCTTCTTTCATGCGAATGAGCGGCAAGGTGATAAAGCGCGACAACAGGAAAATGGTGATGACCGTTAGCAGCACCGAGATCAAGCCGCCGAGCAGGAATTGATTTCTCATGCGGTCGACCATTGCTTTGATGTGATTGGTCTCGGCGAACATGAAGACATGGCCCCGGTGCTCGCCGCCGATGGTGATCGGGCTGTCGGTTGCGATAAAGCGCTCGTCCTGCCAATTGTCCTCAAGGATCTCACCTTGTTCCGGCACCTGTTCGATGTCGGTATGGCCGAGCACGTCGAGCATTTCCGGTTCGATCCGGTCGGAATGGGTCAATTCATTGCCGGTTTCATCGGTGATGATGACAATGAAGTCCGACGACGATTCCATCATCGCGACGTGGGATAAAGTCGATTCGTTGAAACTGTCCTCGAGCACGTCACTATGGGTATTGCCCCGCGCGAGAAGATTCGACATCACTTCGTCGACGCGTTCGTTGACGTAGGTGATGTAGAGCGTCGAAAACAAGAACAATTCGATACTGACGATAAAGACGAAAAATAATAGGCCGATTTTTAATGCCAGTCGATTGAACATAAACTCCCTCTTTCAGCGTATCAGCTTGAATTTTGTCAGGCTTGCGCTTTCATGTTGTGCTTAATTTCTAGCTACGCGTTCCTTTGTCCTGCACTCGATAAAGACAAAGACGTTCTACTATTCAGTGTACCGGATAAGTTTCGAGTTTTTGTGCATATTCGGTAAAAGCTGCTTGCTTCTGTCACAGAAAACTAAATAATGTGCAGAAAGATAAATTGTCACGTTTCCTGCACACATTATGCAGAACTTCGGGGTAGCTTAACCATATAGCGTGCTTCACTATTTGTTTGACGGCAACTACGCATACAACTAAGAAAAGAGGGGTAGAAAATGATTAAAGATAAGATGATGATGGGTGCGCTGTCGATTGTGGCTGCTTTGGCGCTTGGTGCGTGCAACGCAGATCCGTCACCGGCTGACGCGCCGATGGATATGGACGAGCAGATGGACGAAAACATGGGAGAGAACTCCGATGAGATGAACGACCAAATGGACGAGAATATGGATGATGAAGATGGCCATATGATGAACCATTCCGGCTCCGGCGAAGTTCCGGATGACTTAGAGGAAGCTCAAGATCCTAAGTACGCTGTCGGAACGCAAGCGATCATCACGACCGATCATATGAGCGGGATGAAGGACGCTGAGGCGACGATTGTCGGCGCTTATGACACTACCGTCTATGCGGTGAGCTATACGCCTGAGGGCGGTGGTGATCCGGTTGAAGACCACAAATGGGTCATCCACGAAGAATTGGACGATGCACCTGAAGAACCTTATGCAGCTGGAGATGAAGTGGTGCTTGATGCCGACCATATGGAAGGCATGGACGGCGCTTCTGCGACCATCGATTCTGCCGAAGAGACGACTGTTTACATGATTGATTTCACTACAACAGATACCGAAGAAGAAGTGACCAACCATAAATGGGTCACAGAAGATGAATTAGCACCTGTTGAGTAACACATAATCAAAAAATCATAAAGGAGAGAGAGATGATGAACAATTATTTAAAATTCGGAATCATGATCGGGACATCCACATTTATTATGTACTGGCTGATGTATTTGAATGTCTTTGAATTTGCGCATGTCAGCTATAGTGAAACACGACTGTACATGGCGTTGATTATGGGCTCTGTGATGGCGATCGTCATGTTGCTGTTTATGTGGCCGATGTACAAGAATAAGAAAGCGAATGCCGGAATCCTTGCCGGCAGTGCGCTGATTTTCGCCTTATCGCTTTACCTCGTACGCAGCCAAGTACTCATTGAAGACACTGGCTGGATGAAAGCGATGATCCCCCACCACTCGATCGCGATATTAACGAGTGAACGCGCGAACATTTCAGACCCGCGCGTAAGACAGCTGGCGGACGAAATTATCGAAGCCCAGCGCAAGGAAATCGCGGAGATGGAACAATTGATCGAGGACTTGGAGAATGAAGAATAACCATATAGCGAAAGGCTTGCCGAAAATCCGGCAAGCCTTTTCTTTTTTATGCGATTGGCGTTTTGCCTTCTAAAGCTGCTTCAGCCAAGCCGCTTTCTTTGGATTGTCTGAAACTTACCAATAACAGCAGGACCGAGATGCCGAGCATGACTGCAGTCGAAGCGATAACGACTGGCTGCACGGTCACCAGTTCTGACGCAACCCCAATGATTGCGGTCGTCACAATGATGAGCAAAGCTTCAAAAATCCCATAGACGCTGACGGTCCTGCCCATGACTTCGACCGGGATATTGTATTGCGTGAAGGTGTGGAAACCGGTGTTGGCAAACGCAAGCGAAAACGCCAGGATGAAGAATCCGATTGCTGCTGCGGCAAACGAACTCGAAAACGCATAGACGAGATACCCGAGTGACACCATCACCGACCCGCCGCCAATCAAAGCGGCGACTGTCAATTTTTTCGTGAACACGGTGTTAACAATGGCCCCGAAAATGATGCCAGCACCCGCGACGCTCACAAGAAATCCGTATTCGCCGTCTGTCAGGCCGAGCACCCGCTTCGAGAACGTCGCTTCCTGCGAATCGATGGCGGTGGCCATGACCATCATGCAGCTGAACAGAAAGAAGACCGTCATGACAAGAACGTGGCGTTTGCTGAAGGCAATGACGATTCTCCAATCGAGGCGGATTATTTCCCAGGACATACGCGTTGGAATGTCCGTAGCAGCCGTTTTTTTATTGAGCTTCGGCATGGTACTCAAGATGAGCGCGGAGATGATGAGCGCAATGGCATTCAAATAAATGGCCGTCACCGGCGTGCCCATCATGAACAAGACACCAGCAACTGCCGGGCCGATCAGGAAGGCGCCCGAATCGATCAGGCTGCGGAAAGCGTTGAAGCGCTGGCGGTTTTTCTCCGGAATCAGTTTAGTGATATAGCTCATCGAGGCAGGTTCAAACATCGAGCCCGCCATATTGATGAGCAGCACGAATGCGTAAATGAGCCATAAAGAGGAAGCGAACGGCAAGCATGCGATGAGCACGGCACGCAGCACATCGAGCGTGATCATCAAATTGCGTTGGTTCGTCCGGTCGATGACGCTGCCGGACCAAAAGTTCGTCAATAATGTCGCAGCCGGCTTGACGATGTAGAGCCCCGCGACTGCAAGTGCTGATCCAGTCATATCGAGCACGATCAAGTTCAAGGCGATCAAGTACACCCATGCCCCGAAGTTCGCGATGCCGATTCCCGTTAATAATATGGCGGGTTTCCGCCACTCCTTTTTGTTTCCTATCTTTTTCATCTCCGCCACCGCTTCCTTTTTCTTTTGGGCAAAGAAAAAAATCCCGCTCCCAAGACAATTGTCTTGGGGACGAGATTCCGGTCGTGGTGCCACCCCTGTTCGCCCATATGTCGCCATATGCGCCTCATTCGGTACACTGGATCTATACCTGAGCTCTGTAACGGGAGCAGACGCCGCATCATCCCCATCCGGTTCCGACGCGGTGCTCAGAGGCTTGCTTCACCGAAATCCTTTTGCTCCGTTTCACCACCCCGGAGCTCTCTGGGAAAAGGAATTGCCAGCTACTATTCTCTTCATCGCACTGAATTTTGATTTTTATTAGATTACCACGTGGCGCTAACATTGGTACATAATAAGTTTCTGTTAATTCCACCAACATTCACTCAACCGTTATGCGGGATGCGAGAAAATAAGGAATATCAGGCGTGGTATCAAACGGGGTCACGTTGACGCGATCGCCTTCTTCCAGCTCCTCGAATGAGCTGATGGCTCCGCTGAATTCGGTATGGTCGGTGAGAAAAATCTCTTGCGTCGGATCTTGTCGTGAATCATCCGACCTGACCTCAACTATAAAGCTTGCCTCTTTCTTTTCAGCTACTGTTCCTTCCAACCTTCCGCAGCCTGTTAAAAACACCAATGAAATGATCAGTAAGCTAAGCAACTTCTTTATTGTTCTCACTCCCATCCCCGAATTTCTTAATGGCTTACTCTTTAAAGCCATCTATCGTTTTCTTAATTGCTTTAATCACGAAATAAACGAGCGCGATGGTTAGAAGAAGCATGACGAGTATTGCAACTGGCCCCATAATCTTGCCCCCTTTATTCGAATTCAATTTATATGGATTATATGGAAAATATTGATAAATAAATCCTATCATATATAATCAGGGCAGAACATAGTTAATCATGAGCAATTCCTTCTCAAAGGAATAACTGGAATTCTGGAATATTTTGGAGCTAATGCAGTATAGTTAACTGAAAACATTTTAAGACATTGAGTGAAAAGATAGAGAGTGAACCGTTTCATGCGCCTTTTTTTGGGAAAATCGTTAAGTAACATGCATTTGTACTGGATTCACAAAAATTTAGAGTCAAGGAGGAATTATAATGTCCAACAACAATAAACCAGAAGACCAGCGCGACCGCCTGCAATTGAAAGACCAAAAAGATCACGCAGGCAGCAATGTCAACGACTCGACCAACCGCGCACAAAGCGGAATGCCGGATACGCGCGGCATGGGATTGAAAGAAATCGGCGGGGTCATCTTGCTGCTGGTGATCTTGGTGATAGCTTATGGTTTGTATCAAATGTTTTTCGGTTGAGACGGCCGTTTAGCGGAAGGGATTGGGGAAGTTGAATAAGAAGGTTTTGATCGTGGTATTAACGTTAATGGTGTTTGTGGCTTTAGTCGGCGGGACGCTGATTTTTTTGAAAAGCAACCCGCCTCTTGAAATAAATATGCAAGCCTCTAATGAAAACCAACATTTTGCCGTAGTCGGTTTTGGCAACGAGGGATGGGGAGATATCCGCGTGACGAATGTGGCAGTGAATAATTATGAAGATCCACAAGATAGCAAAATTCAAGTAAGCAACGAAGTACAAGGACTAATTCATACAGACGATTTTCAGTCCGAAGCGGCGCAGGCCTATCGCTTCCTCAATTTCGATGAAGTAACCATCCAAAAAGATACTTCTCCGCCTCACAATGCCAATAGCGCTTCCAAAGATGAAGAGATTTACGGGCTAAACGTGATTCACAATGAAGAAATCCGGACCATACATATCCAATATAGCTATTTTGGCATCACCTTATTTGAAGAAGTGGAAATATCTTTCTGAGAAGGAACGATAAAAGCGACACAGCTGTTTGAATCTGCTGCGTCGCTTTTATCTATCTTTATTCAGATTCTCACCCTTACTCTTCCAATAGAACGATCCGGTCCGCGACGACGCCTGCCAGATCGGGGCCTTCTTCAAATTTCCAGACCACTACTTTATCCCCCGCCTTGAATGCTCCCTCGAACCTTGTCCCATTCGAAAAGAAAGTAGCCATCGGGAGTTCATAGCTTTGATAGTCGATTTCAAGCGCTTCTTGCTTGGTGATGCCTTCGACGACCATCATGACTCGATCATCTTCAATCACCTCGATGATATGGCCAGTGACCACTGGCGCATCTGCTATCAATTCTGTTGCCGGGTAAGGAGAATTGCCGACATCAGGTTCATCCGAGCAGGCGGATAGGGAGAGCACAGCGCTTGCGATTGCTATGTATTTTAGAATTCTCAATTGCCCTCCTCCTTGATAGCTTTAATTTCGGTTCATATCGAAGTAACCACAGTTCTTCCAGGATTCATTCCAAAGTAATTTTTCTTATGCTATGCTTGTCTTATTAACAATTAATTGGAAATGAATGAATCTGAATATCTGTAGAGAAAAATATAACTAAAAAGGGGATTTTACAATGACTTCTGTGTTCCTGACTGGAGTGTTCAGTTTAATATTCAGCTGGGTTTTACCGATTGCCATCATTGTTGCATTGGTAGTGCTATTCAAAAAGGTAAATCGGTTAGAAAAAAAGCTCGATAAGTGAGCCGTTTAAGAAGATTTCATCAATTGCAGCTTATGTTGAATTGTTTATGTACTAGTTGCATGCGGTCGGTTTAAAGTTTCAAAAGGATCGGTTACTTTCCAACCTTTTATTACGACCACGCGTCTCCGTTTAAGATTCTTCCTCATCCAAATGGAATGTTTCTGATGTACCATCCCATTTGATCTCGACTTTAATTTTCGTATGCTCTTGAATGATTCCGCAATCCACGCAATTTGTGTTTTGCAGTGTTGCTTTTCCATCTGTCACAGGGATACCGGTCGCCGATTGGCTTTGAGTGACCGTACTCATTGAGTACTCGATTCTCTCCGGTGCTGTTTCTGGCCCTATATAATTCAGCAGCCCCTCAACTTGCTGGCTGCCGCTTTGTGACTCGACTACTTTATATGTCATACTCCAGCTCCCACTGTTTCCTGAATAGCGGTGCTGCTCTCCTTCAATACATCCACTTAACAACACAGCTGCGAATAAAATTGTGATCAGTTTCTTCATCAGCTTTGCCTCCCTATTCGGTTGCTACTCCTCTTTCTGCTCAATCCGCCAAACGATAAACTTCACAAGCTCAGCGGCAAAAAAGAAGCCGAGCACCCAGAGGAGTAGGCCGTCTGCTGCCCCGTTCGTAAAGACCTTGGCAACGATAAACCCGATAATGACAGCGGCGAGGAATGATAAATGGTAGGCTTTATTTTCTTTTAAGTATTCTCTCATCCCTTCCACTCCCATTCGCTAGCCATTTATTTCAATATCGGCAAGCTCGCCTTGTTTACCCAATCCATAATGAAGCGTTCCTGATGCGCATTGATTTGTGGCAGTGCGTCCGGTTTGAAAAAGCGATGCTCATGGCTTTCCGCACCTTCTTGAATCAGCTCTCCTGAAAACTCTTGAGTGTGAAAAATGATTTGCACGCTATAGACCTGGTCGCCGTTTTCGTATTCAGCATAGCCTTGTGCTCCCGAATAGAGGCCGAACAGCTGCAAGTTC
It encodes the following:
- a CDS encoding sensor histidine kinase yields the protein MFNRLALKIGLLFFVFIVSIELFLFSTLYITYVNERVDEVMSNLLARGNTHSDVLEDSFNESTLSHVAMMESSSDFIVIITDETGNELTHSDRIEPEMLDVLGHTDIEQVPEQGEILEDNWQDERFIATDSPITIGGEHRGHVFMFAETNHIKAMVDRMRNQFLLGGLISVLLTVITIFLLSRFITLPLIRMKEATEKLGKGQSDVALHIERNDELGELANAITHLSDDLDRLKQERNDFLASISHELRTPLTYMKGYADIASRPGLTEQEREEYLAIIREETGHLTKLIKQLFELAQLDHNQFSIQKEQVPIDALCHSVAALVRPAFNDKNITISVECDPEITAWIDPARFQQVLLNILDNARKHSEPNTIVTLRGQQDEESITISVTDQGEGIPPEDLPFVFERLYRVDKSRSRQSGGSGLGLAIAKELVESHGGQIHINSAAQQGTTLTITLKRGNGLA
- a CDS encoding YdhK family protein; this translates as MIKDKMMMGALSIVAALALGACNADPSPADAPMDMDEQMDENMGENSDEMNDQMDENMDDEDGHMMNHSGSGEVPDDLEEAQDPKYAVGTQAIITTDHMSGMKDAEATIVGAYDTTVYAVSYTPEGGGDPVEDHKWVIHEELDDAPEEPYAAGDEVVLDADHMEGMDGASATIDSAEETTVYMIDFTTTDTEEEVTNHKWVTEDELAPVE
- a CDS encoding DUF305 domain-containing protein translates to MNNYLKFGIMIGTSTFIMYWLMYLNVFEFAHVSYSETRLYMALIMGSVMAIVMLLFMWPMYKNKKANAGILAGSALIFALSLYLVRSQVLIEDTGWMKAMIPHHSIAILTSERANISDPRVRQLADEIIEAQRKEIAEMEQLIEDLENEE
- a CDS encoding MFS transporter, yielding MKKIGNKKEWRKPAILLTGIGIANFGAWVYLIALNLIVLDMTGSALAVAGLYIVKPAATLLTNFWSGSVIDRTNQRNLMITLDVLRAVLIACLPFASSLWLIYAFVLLINMAGSMFEPASMSYITKLIPEKNRQRFNAFRSLIDSGAFLIGPAVAGVLFMMGTPVTAIYLNAIALIISALILSTMPKLNKKTAATDIPTRMSWEIIRLDWRIVIAFSKRHVLVMTVFFLFSCMMVMATAIDSQEATFSKRVLGLTDGEYGFLVSVAGAGIIFGAIVNTVFTKKLTVAALIGGGSVMVSLGYLVYAFSSSFAAAAIGFFILAFSLAFANTGFHTFTQYNIPVEVMGRTVSVYGIFEALLIIVTTAIIGVASELVTVQPVVIASTAVMLGISVLLLLVSFRQSKESGLAEAALEGKTPIA
- a CDS encoding DUF6366 family protein, with the translated sequence MSNNNKPEDQRDRLQLKDQKDHAGSNVNDSTNRAQSGMPDTRGMGLKEIGGVILLLVILVIAYGLYQMFFG
- a CDS encoding membrane lipoprotein lipid attachment site-containing protein gives rise to the protein MKKLITILFAAVLLSGCIEGEQHRYSGNSGSWSMTYKVVESQSGSQQVEGLLNYIGPETAPERIEYSMSTVTQSQSATGIPVTDGKATLQNTNCVDCGIIQEHTKIKVEIKWDGTSETFHLDEEES
- a CDS encoding NUDIX hydrolase; amino-acid sequence: MNYIQDMRQLIGSNLLMTVGCGIILEQHGQILLQHRKDRDVWGIPGGVMEPGETFLETAVRETYEETGLQAENLQLFGLYSGAQGYAEYENGDQVYSVQIIFHTQEFSGELIQEGAESHEHRFFKPDALPQINAHQERFIMDWVNKASLPILK